Proteins encoded by one window of Nicotiana tabacum cultivar K326 chromosome 10, ASM71507v2, whole genome shotgun sequence:
- the LOC107812562 gene encoding LOW QUALITY PROTEIN: 26S proteasome non-ATPase regulatory subunit 2 homolog A-like (The sequence of the model RefSeq protein was modified relative to this genomic sequence to represent the inferred CDS: deleted 1 base in 1 codon) produces MSKTPDPNSTGASGSAGGDKSAGEEATIKVPSKDPKKKDDKKDEDLSEEDLALKQQLELYVERVQDTDPGLQKVALESMRQEIRTSTSSMTSVPKPLKFLRPHYGTLKGYYEKMPDSDMKKLLADILSVLALTMSAEGERESLKYRLLGSQGDIGSWGHEYVRNLAGEISQEYAKRQGEEGPIDDLMELVQQIVAFHMKHNAEPEAVDLLMEVEDLDLLVEHVDSTNYKRTCSYLTSSAKYLPGPDDMLVLDIAYTIYMKFEEYPSALVTALYLYNMQYVKQVFTSCDDLLRKKQFCYILARHGQTFELDEEMCAEDEEREGLQEIINNAKLSEGYLTLARDIEVMEPKTPDDIYKPHLLDGRASAGASVDSARQNLASTFVNAFVNAGFGQDKLMTVPSEASSGGASTSWLFKNKEHGKASAAASLGMILLWDVDSGLAQIDKYFHSTDTHVIAGALLGVGIVNCGIKNECDPALALLAEYIDKEDPSIRIGAIMGLGLAYAGSQNEQIRSKLTPILGDSKASLDVLAFTAISLGLVYVGSCNEEIAQAIIFALMERSESELGEPFARLLPLGLGLLYLGKQESVEATAEVSKTFNEKIRKHCDMTLLSCAYAGTGNVLKVQHFLGQCAQHFEKGETFQGPAVLGIAMVAMAEELGLEMAIRSLEHLLQYGEQNIRRAVPLALALLCISNPKVNVMDTLSRLSHDSDSEVAMAAIISLGLIGAGTNNARIAGMLRNLSSYYYKEANLLFCVRIAQGLVHLGKGLLTLSPYHSEHFLLSPTALAGLVTMLHACLDMKAIILGKYHYVLYFLTLAMQPRMLLTVDENLKPLSVPVRVGQAVDVVGQAGRPKTITGFQTHSTPVLLAAGDRAELATEKYIPLSPILEGFVILKENPDYRDDQ; encoded by the exons ATGTCAAAGACTCCGGATCCAAACAGTACAGGTGCTAGCGGTAGCGCCGGCGGTGACAAGTCCGCCGGAGAAGAGGCTACCATTAAGGTTCCCTCCAAGGACCCAAAGAAGAAGGATGATAAGAAAGACGAAGATCTC TcggaggaggatttggcattgAAGCAGCAATTGGAACTGTATGTGGAGAGAGTTCAAGACACTGATCCAGGGCTACAGAAGGTTGCCCTTGAGAGCATGAG ACAGGAAATTCGTACATCAACAAGCTCGATGACATCAGTTCCAAAACCATTAAAGTTCTTGCGTCCCCACTATGGAACACTAAAGGGATATTATGAGAAAATGCCAGACTCGGATATGAAG AAACTTCTGGCAGATATACTTTCTGTTTTGGCATTGACAATGTCTGCTGAAGGAGAAAGG GAGAGCTTGAAGTATAGACTGTTGGGTTCTCAAGGCGATATTGGTTCCTGGGGACATGAATACGTTAG GAACTTGGCTGGAGAAATTTCACAAGAGTATGCAAAACGGCAG GGTGAAGAAGGCCCAATTGATGATCTAATGGAGCTTGTGCAACAAATTGTTGCTTTTCACATGAAG CATAATGCTGAACCTGAGGCTGTCGATCTTTTAATGGAG GTGGAAGATCTTGATCTTTTAGTCGAGCATGTTGATAGTACAAATTACAAAAGGACGTGCTCCTATCTCACCAGTTCGGCAAA ATACCTTCCTGGACCTGATGACATGTTGGTTCTTGATATTGCATACACTATCTATATGAAATTTGAGGAGTATCCAAGTGCGCTAGTGACTGCACTATACCTGTATAACATGCAG TATGTAAAGCAAGTTTTTACATCGTGTGATGATCTTTTGCGGAAGAAGCAGTTCTGTTACATTCTTGCTCGCCAT GGTCAGACATTTGAGCTTGATGAAGAGATGTGTGcagaagatgaagaaagagaaggatTACAGGAGATTATTAACAATGCTAAATTAAGTGAAGGCTATCTGACACTTGCTCGTGATATTGAGGTCATGGAACCAAAAACCCCTGATGACATATACAAG CCACATTTGCTTGATGGCCGGGCTAGTGCGGGGGCAAGTGTAGATTCAGCAAGACAAAATTTGGCCTCTACATTTGTCAATGCCTTTGTGAATGCTGGCTTTGGTCAG GATAAGTTGATGACTGTACCATCAGAGGCGTCAAGTGGTGGTGCCTCGACAAGCTGGCTTTTCAAAAATAAAGAACATGGAAAAGCTAGTGCTGCTGCAAGTCTG GGTATGATCCTGCTTTGGGATGTTGATTCTGGTCTTGCACAAATTGACAAGTATTTCCATAGTACTGATACCCATGTCATTGCCGGTGCACTATTAGGAGTTGGGATTGTAAACTGTGGTATCAAGAACGAATGTGATCCG GCATTGGCACTTCTAGCTGAGTACATAGACAAAGAGGACCCTTCAATTAGAATTGGTGCTATAATGGGCCTTGGTCTTGCTTATGCTGGTTCTCAGAATGAGCAG ATCCGTAGTAAATTGACTCCAATACTTGGAGATAGTAAGGCTTCCCTTGATGTGCTTGCCTTTACTGCTATATCATTGGGATTGGTATATGTGGGTTCGTGCAATGAAGAGATTGCTCAGGCAATAATATTTGCATTGATGGAAAGAAGTGAGTCAGAATTAGGCGAGCCCTTTGCCCGCCTGTTGCCTCTTGGTCTTGGTCTCCTGTATCTTGGAAAACAG GAAAGTGTCGAGGCTACAGCTGAGGTCTCAAAGACTTTCAATGAAAAGATTAGAAAACATTGCGATATGACCCTGCTTTCTTGTGCCTATGCTGGGACAGGCAATGTGCTCAAG GTCCAACATTTTCTTGGTCAATGTGCCCAACATTTTGAGAAGGGTGAAACCTTCCAGGGACCTGCCGTCCTTGGTATTGCAATGGTGGCAATGGCTGAAGAACTGGGGCTCGAGATGGCCATACGCTCGCTAGAACACCTTTTACAGTATGGAGAGCAAAATATCAGAAGAGCAGTTCCTTTGGCTCTTGCCCTCCTCTGCATTTCAAATCCAAAG GTCAATGTGATGGACACTCTGAGCAGGCTTAGTCATGATTCAGACTCCGAAGTAGCTATG GCTGCTATCATTTCCTTGGGATTGATAGGTGCAGGAACAAACAATGCCAGAATAGCTGGCATGCTGCGCAATCTCTCCAGTTACTATTACAAAGAAGCCAACCTTCTCTTCTGT GTGCGGATTGCCCAAGGTCTTGTTCATTTA GGAAAAGGATTGTTAACTCTCTCACCATATCATTCTGAACACTTTCTGTTATCTCC GACTGCATTGGCTGGACTGGTAACTATGCTGCATGCATGTCTTGATATGAAGGCCATTATCTTGGGGAAATATCACTATGTGCTTTATTTCCTCACTTTAGCTATGCAG CCAAGGATGCTACTGACTGTGGATGAAAATTTGAAACCCTTGTCGGTTCCTGTCCGTGTTGGCCAAGCTGTTGATGTTGTAGGCCAGGCAGGTCGACCCAAGACCATTACTGGTTTCCAGACCCACTCAACCCCGGTTCTCCTTGCTGCCGGAGATCGAGCTGAGCTTGCAACCGAGAA ATACATTCCGCTCTCGCCCATTCTTGAAGGCTTTGTCATCTTGAAGGAGAATCCCGACTATAGAGATGATCAATAG